The following DNA comes from cyanobiont of Ornithocercus magnificus.
TATCAGTGCTAACGATTGCAGCAATGTTGTAGGAACTTATCTGGCGAGCTAAGTCTGCTGCTTCCACATTCGTCTGGTCAGACCAACCTCTTATTGCTACTAACCCATCTCTAGAATCAATCCCAACAATAATTTTGCCAGGATAGCGGGCTGCTAGATCAGCAACAAGTTCAGGCTGTTCAACAGCTATGGTTCCGAGGATAACCCGATCTAGACCGAGTCCAAGCAGTACTTCTACCCGCTCAGCACTGCGAATTCCACCTCCTAATTGGACTGGAATGTCAAGAGCTCCAGCAATTGCCTGGACACAAGCATCATTTAGCGGCTCACCTGAACGCGCACCATCAAGATCAACAAGATGCAGCCGTGTTGCACCCTGCTCTTGCCAAGATAAGGCCTGCTTAACCAGGTCCCCATTGAATTTTGTGACGCGCTCATAGTCACCTTG
Coding sequences within:
- a CDS encoding 1-(5-phosphoribosyl)-5-[(5-phosphoribosylamino)methylideneamino]imidazole-4-carboxamide isomerase, which produces MEIIPSIDLLGGCCVRLYQGDYERVTKFNGDLVKQALSWQEQGATRLHLVDLDGARSGEPLNDACVQAIAGALDIPVQLGGGIRSAERVEVLLGLGLDRVILGTIAVEQPELVADLAARYPGKIIVGIDSRDGLVAIRGWSDQTNVEAADLARQISSYNIAAIVSTDITTDGTLAGPNISALRIMANASSVPLIASGGVGCMADLLALTSLEPYGVSSIIVGRALYGGQVNLAEAIRYISDGRLQDAINLNPSLA